DNA sequence from the Salvia splendens isolate huo1 chromosome 19, SspV2, whole genome shotgun sequence genome:
AGCATATAGAGGTGTTCGCAATTACCGAGCACATGGAGGTGCTCGCTCATCCTAAGGCATGGTTGACCAGTTCACCGAGCACCTACAATCGCTCGGAGAAATATTCTGATGAAGCAAATATCGACCACCTAAAGTGCTCAGAATgtaaaaccctaaacccattctactataaaattaaggggtgtgatcaattgttaacttTTTAACTCTGCTAACTtatcaacgcagtgtattaaaaatgtcaacacgatgacattAGAATATCAACATAATTttattgacatttcaatatattatgttgacattCTAATGTCgccatgttgacatttttaatacactacgacgtcgttcggttgtcatgactaatatcatgagactatccatctaggattaagttttGGGATtgttttagttggaggggggaggctatgactaattatcataagactatccatctaggattaagttgtggggttcaatcttatgaaccaaacataatacatatttaatcttgccaaccgaacaccccctgcattgatgagttagcagagttagcaatttaaagagttagcaatataacgcaccccataaaattaatatatataaaagtaagattacattccactatcttttttcactcacttttcaaACAGTGTTAATTAATGAGGGACGGGGGAAGTAAGCCTCAACATTATTCCTTAAATTGTAAGCCTCAGCAGGAATTGCAAAGATAAAAACAATGTAACATAATGACATataaaaatttatcaaaatatgAATCGACAATGAATAATGGGATCTTTCTATAACTGCtgagagcacccgcaacgcatcTCGTGGGTatctcttatctcgtccctccgagatgagacccgcgggacgcgttgcagcgtctcgtcTCGTCACCATCCCACTGAAACGTCCGTCCCACTGAGACGGATGGCGAGCTAGCTCGCCACGCGaccgcgcgacgtggcgcgcgctggcgccacgcgcccactcgccggcccgcgagtgggcttcgtcacactgccgcaataaatcattttttaaaaaaatttcgaatttaataaaaaaaatttaaaaataaataatggtCACGACCGTTCAACAgtcattttcaaaaaaaatttaatttttgtttctttttttattctataaatactcctctttcaccctcacaaacacacatcttttcttctcaaatcatctctctttcctcttcaattttatctcaaatcatctcttttattcttctcccaaatttaatcaattcatggatccatttgagcaaatgcatcgaataatggaagaatcgcttgaagaagatcgatgtagggaggcggaggaagccgcgccgccccaaagacgatcccggacttacatccatcgtaaccgggaggaagccgccgcaaggttagtacgcgactacttctgtgataacccggtatgaggagatacctacttccgtcaccgtttccgcatgcgaaaaccgctatttctccacatcgcaaatacagtggcagcccgggaagagttcttccaagaagggttcgacgccgttggccgtcccaCCCACACGAccctgcagaaatgtactgcagcaattcGTCAGCTTactactggacaaacggcggatttgttcgacgaatacctccacattggagaaagcactgggagaatgtgcttgatgaacttctgcaaaggcgtccgggtagccttcaccgacgaatttctccggaagccaagcacggcagattgtcagtttctgctccaccttcacgaagaagtgcacggattccccgggatgcttggcagcgtcgattgcatgcattgacaatggaagaattgccccatggcgtggagggggtcatataCGAggggccacaaaggcacccaccccaccgttatactcgaggtcggtgccgactaccggctatggatttggcatgcgtacttcggggtccccggatcgaacaacgacgtcaacgtgctcaaccaatccgacctcttcgccgaagttttggatggtaaagcgccggccatcaacttcatcgctaacaaccggcggtataaaatgggatactatcttgccgacgtcatctacccgaagtggccaaccttcgtgaagacgttcaacaggccggtgAATGAAAAACaagctctttttgcgcagaagcaggaggctgctcgaaaggacgtggagagggcgttcggggttctccaagcgcgcttcaataTTATCAAAGCCCCGTCTCATACGTGGTTTATGGAAAGTATGGTccacatcatgtatacgtgcataatcttgcacaacatgattgtcgtcgacgaaggacctgaggcgggaaattggttcgacccagaaaccccgggaagctctaccgcaagtagtccgcctcgcagtggagtgcatccatCTATAaaagatcggttgtctattcgggcaaagacacgtgattctaccgcccacgcccaactccaagatgatctaatggagcacatttgggcaaaatttggcaaccgatagacgcacatgatctttcttctgcttctttgagctttgagattttgaatttagaaagagtgagcggaagaaattaaattatttattttttatttttttaggatttttaattatgttttttttaattttttaagaattttaagttgtaattttattttatttaatgaagtgtgtttttattaattgaatttgttagaaataaaaataaaaaatgaaattgaatgattAGTTAAGGGATaagatggttaagagacagaCAAGAGATGAAGAGTTGCAGGTTCTgcctcttagttaagagataaagtgaaaagtacagtggagctcatgaatagttaagagatgagacggttatgAGACGGTTATGAGACGGTCCTGATAGGAAAACTCAGATGCATTCAAAACAGATTCAGATATTCAGATATGCgttaatatagaaaaaaaaaatagagatgtTCAATACAAGCATTCATATCCCTACATGTCTCTCCAATCTGTCGAGGGAAGAACCCCAAATCAAAAAGGGGCTTAACGGAGGGACCTTAAAGTAAGGAACTAAGCCacgggaaacagagaacaatcTCATGCCTTTTGGACATATCTCTTAAAGAGGAGTTGGAGCTATATTAGATTGGCCCTCTTCAAAAACCTGATTGTTCTGCAGTAATACGGCCATATGGATTCAACAAAATCCTGGTATTTCTCCACCAACCACCCTTGGAAACCCTTCAATTTCCTCTTGATCACCTCCTTGTAGTCCATATTTTTTATGTCAATGAGAAGTTGCCACACATATTCATGCATGGCTTCTTTTAGCTTCCCACGGAAAAGGTACTCATGTACCTCCATGAAGTAGGCTGGCAGGTTCTTCACTATTCTGACAGTTTGCATGAAGCTGAACACGTAGAGGTTGCATATTCCTCGCAGCATCTTCACATAGAGAGACGCAACTAATGGTCCAAGAATCCATAGGGGAGTTAATTCTTTAGATACTTCTGATCCATATAAAAGGTTTACTGCCAGGTACAGTGGTGTGCTGCGAACACAATGCAGAGATAGACATCAGCAATATGCAGTTGGATGCACAAAATTAGTCATCATAAAGGAGCAAATAGTAGATTTCAAATAGGAAGTCAAATGCAGAAGGCAGgcaatataaaaagaaaaataaacttTTTACATTTTCAAACATCTTGGTTTTGGGGGAAGCTCAAGAGATGTTTGAAGCCCACAAAGTTAGCCAAACAAAGGCATAGCAATCTAATTGAGATATCAGTAAAACTAACAACACTACATGAGAAGCAAACCACAGGGACAAACAATTCTAAAACCAAGTCTTCATATTAATCCTGAAAACCATCCCTTGCTTAACTATAATCAAAATTCATTAAGATTGATGAGCCATAAATATGCACCAATAGAAAAATAGAATTTCTTTGCAAGTGAAAGAAAAGTAAGTGCAAACATAGCTACACAAGCGCATAGAGTGAGGGCCGACACCAGCCCATCACTACTCCAAGGCCCCCAAGACTCTACacccagagagagagagagaacaaaCGACTATACTCACAACATTAACAATGGTATCTTTATTGTTGGATCCAAGCACAAAAAGTAGCACCAAGCCGCCTTAAACACTTCATGTCTTTCATTATTTTGCACGACCTTTGACTCTTCTGAGGTTCCCTCAGAAGGTTCTTCGAGAGTTCTTTCCACTGGTTGTGTTCCTAGTGGGGTACGCAGTAACACCAACCAGTTCTTAAAGAGATTTTGTATAGCTAAGGACCTGGTTGTTCTCTCATCTTCTGCTGTATAAGGGGCAGGCACAACATTATGCACCTTTGAAGATTCCACGAAGGATTCTTCACTCTCATGTTGTAAATAAGAAACTTTAAGAGGATTCTTTAGGGACTTGGAGTCATTAGCTCTGCCACTCAGATCATCATGTCGATTGCCACCTTTGAAAGCTgatattttagatattttggaCTTTGGTCCCAGAATAAAAAAAGCTCCTCGACTGTGCAAGATGTTTAATCAGTTTTATATGAAACAGGCACAAATCAAATGAAATGATCAAGCATTGAACATGTCAACGTGAAATCATGAACAGTAAATATCATAAACAAAAGGTATGGCTTAAATATAGAGTTGTTGAAAGTTCAGTAAAAATAAACTCCAGTATATAGAAGTACTGGATTACAAAAAcaatatattttgttatttttcagTCCTCTATCTAACGACAAATTATGAAGAGTGTCCACCATATTAACATAATAGCCGAGAGCATTCCTTAAGAGGTTTATAATGCTGATCATACTCATTTAGTGCCACCAATGGTTGCCCAAATGACATGTTCATCTATATGTTGTCATTTAATGATTCATTAGAAATCCTGTATGTAAATATCTAACCTTGAACATGATCTGCATTTTAAGGATCTCAGACTATCTTTTCTCCCAACTCGTGGGACTGAGGGCAAAAGGTATTTTAGTTGGCTCCCTCTGCAGCGTGCTGAGGGCACACAATGGAAACTGCTACAAGAGCCCTGATTAATGAGGGGAAACAGATAATCATTCAATACTCTACAATTATGAAGACCAAAACACAAAAGATTTCGAATACATTCAATATAGTAACTGGACAAACATCTCTTAATCTAGGATCGTCTCGAACATTTAAATGTAGCAGTTTGTACCAAATAATGCATCTCATAATCATTCAAATAACTAAATTATCCTTTCCAGTAAAAATG
Encoded proteins:
- the LOC121780330 gene encoding uncharacterized protein LOC121780330 produces the protein MALATFQLRGSCSSFHCVPSARCRGSQLKYLLPSVPRVGRKDSLRSLKCRSCSSRGAFFILGPKSKISKISAFKGGNRHDDLSGRANDSKSLKNPLKVSYLQHESEESFVESSKVHNVVPAPYTAEDERTTRSLAIQNLFKNWLVLLRTPLGTQPVERTLEEPSEGTSEESKVVQNNERHEVFKAAWCYFLCLDPTIKIPLLMFTPLYLAVNLLYGSEVSKELTPLWILGPLVASLYVKMLRGICNLYVFSFMQTVRIVKNLPAYFMEVHEYLFRGKLKEAMHEYVWQLLIDIKNMDYKEVIKRKLKGFQGWLVEKYQDFVESIWPYYCRTIRFLKRANLI